One Streptomyces coeruleorubidus DNA segment encodes these proteins:
- the mce gene encoding methylmalonyl-CoA epimerase: MLTRIDHIGIACFDLDKTVEFYRATYGFEVFHSEVNEEQGVREAMLKINDTSDGGASYLQLLEPTREDSTVAKWLAKNGEGVHHIAFGTADVDAEAADIKDKGVRVLYEEPRRGSMGSRITFLHPKDCHGVLTELVTSAPVESPEH; the protein is encoded by the coding sequence ATGCTGACGCGAATCGACCACATCGGAATCGCCTGTTTCGACCTCGACAAGACCGTCGAGTTCTACCGTGCCACCTACGGCTTCGAGGTGTTCCACTCCGAGGTCAACGAGGAGCAGGGCGTGCGCGAGGCCATGCTCAAGATCAACGATACGTCCGACGGCGGCGCCTCGTACCTCCAGCTCCTGGAGCCGACCCGCGAGGACTCCACCGTCGCGAAGTGGCTGGCCAAGAACGGGGAGGGCGTCCACCACATCGCCTTCGGCACGGCGGACGTGGACGCCGAGGCCGCGGACATCAAGGACAAGGGCGTACGCGTGCTCTACGAAGAGCCGCGACGCGGCTCCATGGGGTCACGGATCACCTTCCTGCACCCCAAGGACTGCCATGGCGTACTGACAGAACTGGTCACTTCGGCGCCCGTTGAGTCACCTGAGCACTGA
- a CDS encoding acetyl-CoA C-acetyltransferase, with protein sequence MSSGTSGTSGANGSTSVIVAGARTPMGRLLGSLKSFSGADLGGFAIKAALDRAGIGGDQVQYVIMGQVLQAGAGQIPARQAAVKAGIPMNVPALTINKVCLSGLDAIALADQLIRAGEFDVVVAGGQESMTNAPHLLPKSREGFKYGAVQMLDAMAHDGLTDSFEGVAMGESTEKHNTRLGIGRAEQDEIAALSHQRAAAAQKNGLFEAEITPVEIPQRKGDPVLFSKDEGIRGDTTAESLGKLRPAFAKDGTITAGSSSQISDGAAAVVVMSKAKAQELGLDWIAEIGAHGNVAGPDNSLQSQPSNAIQHALKKEGLSVEDLDLIEINEAFAAVSVQSMKDLGVSTEKVNVNGGAIALGHPIGMSGARLVLHLALELKRRGGGVGAAALCGGGGQGDALIVRVPKA encoded by the coding sequence ATGTCTTCTGGAACGTCTGGAACGTCCGGGGCCAACGGCTCCACGTCTGTGATCGTCGCGGGCGCCCGTACCCCGATGGGGCGGTTGCTCGGTTCGCTGAAGTCCTTCTCCGGAGCCGACCTCGGCGGCTTCGCGATCAAGGCCGCCCTCGACCGTGCGGGGATCGGCGGCGACCAGGTGCAGTACGTGATCATGGGGCAGGTGCTCCAGGCGGGGGCGGGGCAGATCCCGGCGCGCCAGGCCGCGGTCAAGGCGGGCATCCCGATGAACGTGCCGGCGCTGACCATCAACAAGGTGTGTCTGTCCGGTCTGGACGCCATCGCGCTGGCGGACCAGTTGATCCGTGCGGGTGAGTTCGACGTGGTCGTCGCCGGCGGTCAGGAGTCCATGACCAACGCCCCGCATCTGCTGCCCAAGTCCCGCGAGGGCTTCAAGTACGGCGCCGTCCAGATGCTCGACGCCATGGCCCATGACGGGCTGACCGACTCCTTCGAAGGCGTCGCCATGGGCGAGTCGACGGAGAAGCACAACACGCGCCTGGGCATCGGGCGGGCCGAGCAGGACGAGATCGCCGCGCTGTCCCACCAGCGGGCCGCCGCCGCGCAGAAGAACGGCCTGTTCGAGGCCGAGATCACGCCGGTGGAGATCCCGCAGCGCAAGGGCGACCCGGTGCTGTTCAGCAAGGACGAGGGGATCCGCGGCGACACGACCGCCGAGTCCCTCGGGAAGCTGCGTCCCGCCTTCGCCAAGGACGGCACGATCACGGCCGGTTCGTCGTCGCAGATCTCCGACGGTGCGGCCGCCGTCGTGGTGATGAGCAAGGCCAAGGCGCAGGAGCTCGGCCTGGACTGGATCGCCGAGATCGGGGCGCACGGGAACGTGGCCGGGCCGGACAACTCGCTCCAGTCCCAGCCGTCCAACGCGATCCAGCACGCGTTGAAGAAGGAGGGGCTGAGCGTCGAGGATCTCGACCTCATCGAGATCAACGAGGCGTTCGCGGCGGTTTCCGTGCAGTCGATGAAGGACCTCGGGGTGTCCACCGAAAAGGTGAATGTCAACGGCGGCGCCATTGCTCTGGGTCACCCGATCGGGATGTCCGGTGCCCGGCTCGTCCTGCACCTCGCGCTGGAGCTGAAGCGGCGCGGTGGCGGCGTGGGCGCGGCCGCGCTGTGCGGTGGCGGTGGTCAGGGTGACGCGCTGATCGTGCGGGTACCGAAGGCCTGA
- the meaB gene encoding methylmalonyl Co-A mutase-associated GTPase MeaB codes for MQDVSTLVAQAREGRPRAVARLISLVEGASPQLREVMAALAPLAGNAYVVGLTGSPGVGKSTSTSALVTAYRKQDKRVGVLAVDPSSPFSGGALLGDRVRMSEHASDPGVYIRSMATRGHLGGLAWAAPQAIRVLDAAGCDVILVETVGVGQSEVEIASQADTSVVLLAPGMGDGIQAAKAGILEIGDVYVVNKADRDGADATARELNHMLGLGEARGPGDWRPPIVKTVAARGEGMDEVVEALEKHRAWMEERGVLAERRMARAAREVETIAVTALRERIGDLHGDRRLGALAERIVAGELDPYRAADELVAGLTGTSGC; via the coding sequence ATGCAGGACGTCTCCACGCTGGTCGCGCAGGCCAGGGAGGGCCGGCCGCGGGCCGTGGCCCGGCTGATCTCCCTGGTGGAGGGGGCGTCCCCGCAGCTCAGGGAGGTCATGGCGGCGCTCGCGCCGTTGGCGGGCAACGCGTACGTGGTCGGTCTGACCGGGTCGCCGGGGGTCGGCAAGTCCACGTCGACGTCGGCGCTGGTGACCGCGTACCGCAAGCAGGACAAGCGGGTCGGCGTGCTGGCCGTCGACCCGTCGTCCCCGTTCTCCGGGGGTGCGCTGCTCGGGGACCGGGTGCGGATGTCGGAGCACGCGTCCGACCCGGGTGTGTACATCCGTTCGATGGCGACGCGCGGGCATCTGGGTGGGCTCGCGTGGGCCGCGCCTCAGGCCATCCGGGTGCTGGACGCGGCGGGGTGCGACGTGATCCTCGTCGAGACGGTGGGTGTGGGGCAGTCCGAGGTGGAGATCGCCTCGCAGGCGGACACGTCCGTCGTGCTGCTCGCGCCGGGGATGGGCGACGGGATCCAGGCGGCCAAGGCCGGGATCCTGGAGATCGGTGACGTGTACGTCGTGAACAAGGCCGACCGGGACGGGGCGGACGCGACGGCTCGCGAGCTGAACCACATGCTGGGGCTGGGGGAGGCCCGGGGCCCCGGGGACTGGCGGCCGCCGATCGTGAAGACCGTCGCCGCGCGCGGGGAGGGCATGGACGAGGTCGTCGAGGCCCTGGAGAAGCATCGGGCCTGGATGGAGGAGCGGGGGGTGCTCGCGGAGCGGCGTATGGCCCGTGCGGCGCGGGAGGTCGAGACGATCGCGGTGACGGCGCTGCGGGAGCGGATCGGGGACCTGCACGGGGACCGGCGCCTCGGGGCGCTGGCGGAGCGGATCGTGGCGGGGGAGCTGGATCCTTACCGGGCGGCTGATGAGCTGGTGGCGGGGTTGACGGGCACGTCCGGCTGTTGA
- a CDS encoding PepSY domain-containing protein — translation MKRNIVIAAVTAAALIGGGTATALATTGDDQGSARQAANTRLSEDDGRDDQDGADAQDDRDDDNGRDDDAARAASADVTAPEAIASALKHTSGTAVSAELDDEDDSGKVIWKVDVLSGDNSWHSVRVDPSSGKVLGSETDDEDDTAQVRAALKGASVTAEEAAKAVGGKGTVTSVDLDEDGKNKSWEAETHKSGGAEQDWRIDLGTGKVTADHSDDQDDDSDDQD, via the coding sequence ATGAAGCGCAACATCGTGATCGCCGCTGTGACCGCTGCCGCTCTGATCGGAGGCGGTACGGCCACGGCTCTCGCGACCACGGGAGACGATCAGGGCTCGGCGCGGCAGGCGGCGAACACCCGGCTGTCGGAGGACGACGGCCGCGACGACCAGGACGGCGCGGACGCGCAGGACGACCGCGACGACGACAACGGCCGGGACGACGACGCCGCGCGGGCGGCTTCCGCCGATGTGACGGCGCCCGAGGCCATCGCCTCCGCGCTGAAGCACACGTCCGGCACGGCCGTGTCCGCCGAGCTGGACGACGAGGACGACAGCGGCAAGGTGATCTGGAAGGTCGACGTCCTGTCCGGCGACAACAGCTGGCACAGCGTCCGTGTCGACCCCTCCAGCGGCAAGGTCCTCGGCTCGGAGACCGACGACGAGGACGACACGGCTCAGGTGCGGGCGGCGCTGAAGGGTGCTTCCGTGACGGCCGAGGAGGCCGCGAAGGCCGTCGGCGGCAAGGGCACGGTGACGTCCGTGGACCTGGACGAGGACGGCAAGAACAAGTCCTGGGAGGCCGAGACGCACAAGTCCGGCGGCGCCGAGCAGGACTGGAGGATCGACCTGGGCACGGGCAAGGTCACGGCGGACCACTCGGACGACCAGGACGACGACTCCGACGACCAGGACTGA
- a CDS encoding response regulator transcription factor — protein MRLLIVEDEKRLALSLARGLTAEGYAVDVVHDGREGLHQASEGTYDLVILDIMLPGLNGYRVCAALRAAGHEVPILMLTAKDGEYDEAEGLDTGADDYLTKPFSYVVLVARIKALLRRRGVSAGASPVHVHGDLKVDTAARRVFLGEDEVALTAKEFSVLEHLVLRAGEVVSKSDILEHVWDFAYEGDPNIVEVYVSTLRRKLRAGLIRTVRGAGYRLETSP, from the coding sequence ATGCGCCTGTTGATCGTGGAGGACGAGAAGCGGCTGGCCCTGTCGCTCGCCAGGGGCCTGACGGCCGAGGGGTACGCCGTGGACGTCGTCCACGACGGACGGGAGGGGCTGCACCAGGCCTCGGAGGGCACGTACGACCTCGTGATCCTCGACATCATGCTGCCCGGCCTCAACGGCTACCGGGTCTGCGCCGCCCTGCGCGCCGCCGGGCACGAGGTGCCGATCCTGATGCTCACCGCCAAGGACGGCGAGTACGACGAGGCCGAGGGGCTCGACACCGGTGCGGACGACTATCTGACCAAGCCCTTCTCGTACGTCGTGCTCGTCGCCCGGATCAAGGCGCTGCTGCGGCGGCGCGGGGTGAGTGCCGGGGCCTCGCCCGTGCACGTACACGGGGACCTGAAGGTGGACACCGCGGCTCGGCGGGTGTTTCTGGGCGAGGACGAGGTCGCCCTGACGGCCAAGGAGTTCTCCGTGCTGGAGCACCTCGTGCTGCGGGCCGGGGAGGTCGTGTCCAAGTCCGACATCCTCGAACACGTGTGGGACTTCGCGTACGAGGGTGATCCCAACATCGTCGAGGTCTACGTCAGCACCCTGCGGCGGAAGCTGCGGGCGGGGCTGATCCGGACCGTGCGCGGCGCCGGGTACCGGCTGGAGACGTCGCCATGA
- a CDS encoding sensor histidine kinase: protein MRRLFGSVRARATLGATLVVAVALVAAGAAVLLSLKSNLTGEAGTRAERSARAVASELAAGTPYGKLSGLDGDDGPVQVLAENKRLVAASEDLEKISGTDSDRVKPQSPTAPREDDDDHSDDHEETLEPGEIAGESTFSNGSATIDGDTADYRFAAVEVETRDRGRLKVYAGAPLAAEHGATQTALTVMLIGFPLLLGVVAGVTWLVTRRALRPVEGIRSEMAAITASQDLARRVPEPQTHDEVARLARTTNETLAALETSVERQRRFVADASHELRSPIASLRTQLEVAAAHPELLDLDGAVEDTVRLQRLAADLLLLARLDAGERPSDAKVDLAGLAREEAEGRTGVTVDAAQVNVAGSRGQLGRVLANLLDNAQRHARSAVAVSVRREGELAVVGVADDGDGVPEADRERIFERFVRLDAARSRDDGGAGLGLAIARDVAVRHGGTLTAGQGPAGGALFELRLPLS, encoded by the coding sequence ATGAGGCGGCTGTTCGGGTCCGTCCGGGCGCGGGCCACGCTGGGAGCCACGCTCGTGGTCGCGGTGGCGCTCGTCGCCGCCGGGGCCGCCGTCCTGCTGTCCTTGAAGTCCAACCTGACGGGCGAGGCCGGCACCCGGGCGGAGCGCTCCGCCCGGGCGGTCGCCTCCGAGCTCGCCGCCGGAACGCCGTACGGCAAGCTGTCCGGGCTGGACGGCGACGACGGGCCGGTCCAGGTCCTCGCCGAGAACAAGCGGCTGGTGGCGGCCAGCGAGGATCTGGAGAAGATCAGCGGTACCGACTCCGACCGGGTGAAGCCGCAGTCGCCGACGGCGCCTCGCGAGGACGATGACGACCACTCCGATGACCACGAAGAGACCCTCGAACCCGGGGAGATCGCCGGGGAGAGCACCTTCAGCAACGGGTCCGCGACGATCGACGGCGACACGGCGGACTACCGGTTCGCCGCCGTCGAGGTCGAGACCCGCGACCGGGGGCGTCTGAAGGTCTACGCCGGTGCCCCGCTGGCCGCCGAGCACGGGGCCACGCAGACCGCGCTGACGGTGATGCTGATCGGGTTCCCGCTGCTGCTCGGCGTCGTCGCGGGGGTGACCTGGCTGGTCACCCGGCGGGCGCTGCGGCCGGTGGAGGGCATCCGCAGCGAGATGGCCGCGATCACCGCCTCCCAGGACCTCGCGCGCCGTGTCCCGGAGCCGCAGACGCACGACGAGGTCGCCCGGCTCGCCCGGACGACGAACGAGACGCTCGCGGCCCTGGAGACCTCCGTGGAGCGGCAGCGGCGCTTCGTCGCCGACGCCTCCCACGAGCTGCGGAGCCCGATCGCCTCGCTGCGCACGCAGCTGGAGGTGGCCGCCGCGCATCCCGAGCTGCTGGACCTCGACGGGGCCGTGGAGGACACCGTACGGCTCCAGCGGCTCGCCGCCGACCTGCTGCTGCTCGCCCGGCTGGACGCGGGGGAGCGGCCCAGCGACGCGAAGGTCGACCTCGCCGGGCTGGCCCGGGAGGAGGCCGAGGGGCGGACGGGTGTGACGGTGGACGCGGCGCAGGTGAACGTGGCCGGATCGCGCGGGCAGTTGGGGCGGGTGCTGGCCAATCTGCTCGACAACGCCCAGCGGCATGCCCGGTCGGCCGTCGCCGTGAGCGTGCGACGGGAGGGTGAGCTGGCCGTGGTCGGGGTGGCGGACGACGGGGACGGCGTGCCCGAGGCCGACCGGGAGCGGATCTTCGAGCGGTTCGTACGGCTGGACGCCGCCCGCAGCCGCGACGACGGCGGGGCCGGGCTGGGACTCGCCATCGCCCGGGACGTCGCCGTACGGCACGGCGGCACGCTCACGGCCGGACAGGGGCCCGCAGGCGGAGCCCTGTTCGAACTCCGCCTGCCGCTTTCCTAG
- a CDS encoding MarR family winged helix-turn-helix transcriptional regulator, protein METETATRWLTDAEQCAWRTHLEVNRLLTYQLEKDLQPFGLTMNDYEILVNLSESEDQRMRMSDLASATLQSKSRLSHQITRMENANLVRRENCESDRRGLYAVLTEHGMATMQKVAPHHVASVRRHFIDLLAPEAMTELDKALKPIAEHLRGQRGRP, encoded by the coding sequence ATGGAGACCGAGACGGCCACCCGCTGGCTGACCGATGCGGAGCAGTGCGCCTGGCGCACCCACCTGGAGGTCAACAGGCTGTTGACGTACCAGCTCGAAAAGGACCTGCAGCCGTTCGGCCTGACAATGAACGACTACGAGATCCTGGTGAATCTCTCCGAGTCGGAGGACCAGCGGATGCGGATGAGCGACCTCGCCTCCGCCACCCTCCAGTCCAAGAGCCGCCTGTCGCACCAGATCACGCGCATGGAGAACGCGAACCTGGTCCGGCGGGAGAACTGCGAGTCCGACCGCCGGGGGCTCTACGCGGTCCTCACCGAGCACGGTATGGCGACGATGCAGAAGGTCGCGCCGCATCATGTGGCGTCCGTGCGGAGGCACTTCATCGACCTGCTGGCCCCCGAGGCCATGACGGAGCTCGACAAGGCCCTCAAGCCCATTGCGGAGCACCTGCGTGGCCAGCGCGGACGCCCGTGA
- a CDS encoding AIM24 family protein — MSTYGTPGAGPAVFDPATLPPDDNVNPYTFCVELKGSQWFLQKGKMIAYYGSIDFNGVGHGRLDRLVRTSFHSPLHASDWVVAEGSGKMLLADRAFDVNSYDLENGNLTIRSGNLLAFQPTLSLKQSIVPGFLTLIGTGKFVAASNGPVVFMEPPIRVDPQALVGWADCPSPCHHYDHGYMTGVMGGLRALTGLGGVSGEEHQFEFVGAGTVLLQSSETLMAEQATGAVTHQAGVPGGGAPGTQSGQSGVPRLPGQLGDLQRRFGL, encoded by the coding sequence GTGAGCACCTACGGAACCCCGGGCGCCGGCCCCGCGGTCTTCGACCCGGCGACGCTGCCGCCCGACGACAACGTCAACCCGTACACCTTCTGCGTGGAACTCAAGGGGAGTCAGTGGTTCCTCCAGAAGGGGAAGATGATCGCCTACTACGGCTCGATCGACTTCAACGGCGTCGGACACGGCCGGCTGGACCGTCTCGTCCGTACGTCCTTCCATTCGCCACTGCACGCGAGCGACTGGGTCGTGGCGGAGGGCTCGGGCAAGATGCTCCTCGCCGACCGGGCCTTCGACGTCAACTCGTACGACCTCGAGAACGGCAACCTGACCATTCGCTCGGGCAACCTCCTCGCTTTTCAGCCAACTCTGTCACTGAAGCAATCAATCGTGCCGGGTTTTCTGACCCTCATCGGAACCGGAAAGTTCGTGGCCGCGTCGAACGGCCCGGTGGTGTTCATGGAACCCCCCATCCGGGTCGACCCCCAGGCCCTGGTCGGATGGGCCGACTGCCCCTCGCCCTGCCACCACTACGACCACGGGTACATGACCGGCGTAATGGGCGGTCTACGTGCACTGACGGGCCTCGGCGGGGTCTCCGGGGAAGAGCACCAGTTCGAGTTCGTCGGTGCCGGCACGGTCCTGCTCCAGTCGTCCGAGACCCTCATGGCCGAGCAGGCCACGGGGGCCGTTACGCACCAGGCCGGCGTGCCCGGCGGCGGGGCTCCCGGGACTCAGTCCGGACAGTCCGGCGTACCGCGTCTTCCCGGACAGCTGGGGGACCTCCAGCGTCGCTTCGGGCTGTGA
- a CDS encoding AIM24 family protein produces the protein MAFREINAKMVEATVAPGQKLFSQRGAMLAYKGEVSFTPNTAGGQGGLMSMIGRRVADEDTPLMTVEGSGTVLFGHGGHHVQVIQLSGDTLYVEADRLLAFEGTLQQGTMFLGSQGGVMGMVRGQVSGQGLFTTTLKGRGAVAVMAHGGVIEIPITPQRPVHVDPQAYVAHHGDVRNKLSTALGWRDMVGRGSGEAFQLELSGSGAVYVQASEEKL, from the coding sequence ATGGCCTTCCGGGAGATCAACGCGAAGATGGTCGAGGCGACGGTCGCGCCGGGCCAGAAGCTGTTCAGCCAGCGCGGCGCGATGCTCGCCTACAAGGGCGAGGTGTCCTTCACGCCCAACACGGCCGGCGGCCAGGGCGGGCTGATGTCCATGATCGGCCGCCGGGTGGCCGACGAGGACACGCCCCTGATGACCGTCGAGGGCAGCGGCACGGTCCTCTTCGGGCACGGCGGGCATCACGTCCAGGTGATCCAGCTGTCCGGCGACACGCTGTACGTCGAGGCGGACCGCCTCCTCGCCTTCGAGGGCACGCTCCAGCAGGGCACGATGTTCCTGGGCTCGCAGGGCGGCGTCATGGGCATGGTGCGGGGACAGGTCAGCGGCCAGGGGTTGTTCACGACCACGCTCAAGGGACGCGGGGCCGTCGCGGTCATGGCCCATGGCGGGGTGATCGAGATCCCGATCACGCCCCAGCGGCCGGTGCACGTCGACCCGCAGGCCTACGTCGCCCACCACGGCGACGTCCGCAACAAGCTGTCCACCGCCCTGGGCTGGCGGGACATGGTGGGCCGCGGCTCGGGTGAGGCGTTCCAGCTGGAGCTCAGCGGCAGCGGTGCGGTTTACGTCCAGGCGTCGGAGGAGAAGCTGTGA
- a CDS encoding AIM24 family protein, with protein MFRLQSSKVLAVDMTGDAVKAKNGSMVAYDGEMAFKKLSGGGEGIRGMVTRRLTGEQMTLMEVKGRGTCWFADRASEINLVGLQGDKLYVESSNLLATDGGLRTGTEFTGLRGASQGNGLFTTTVEGHGQAAIMSDGPAVVLRVSPQYPLTVDPGAYVAHQGNLRQSFQSGVTFRTLLGEGGGEAFQMRFEGDGLVYVQPSERNTIAGDV; from the coding sequence ATGTTCCGACTTCAGAGCAGCAAGGTGCTCGCCGTCGACATGACCGGAGACGCCGTGAAGGCGAAGAACGGCTCGATGGTCGCGTACGACGGCGAGATGGCCTTCAAGAAGCTCAGCGGCGGCGGCGAGGGCATACGAGGCATGGTGACCCGGCGGCTGACCGGCGAGCAGATGACCTTGATGGAGGTGAAGGGGCGGGGCACCTGCTGGTTCGCGGACCGCGCCTCCGAGATCAACCTGGTCGGTCTCCAGGGCGACAAGCTCTACGTGGAGTCGAGCAACCTGCTCGCGACCGACGGCGGGCTGCGCACGGGGACGGAGTTCACCGGCCTGCGCGGGGCCTCACAGGGCAACGGACTGTTCACGACGACCGTCGAGGGCCACGGCCAGGCGGCGATCATGTCGGACGGCCCGGCGGTGGTGTTGCGGGTGAGTCCGCAGTATCCGCTGACCGTGGACCCCGGCGCCTACGTCGCCCACCAGGGGAACCTGCGGCAGTCCTTCCAGTCCGGTGTGACGTTCCGCACGCTGCTCGGGGAGGGCGGCGGCGAAGCCTTCCAGATGCGGTTCGAGGGGGACGGGCTGGTGTACGTGCAGCCGAGCGAGCGGAACACGATCGCGGGAGACGTGTGA
- a CDS encoding DUF3817 domain-containing protein — MDLKTATAIRRLRLVSAPEAISFLLLLVCSVLKRTTDFNAVPVMGMVHGVLFILYVIFWADAWNRTKWSVQTAAVYFVLSVLPAGGFFAERKLRREAEDAVIASRARQEGAVKA; from the coding sequence GTGGACCTCAAGACCGCCACCGCCATCCGCCGCCTCCGCCTGGTCTCGGCCCCCGAGGCGATCTCCTTCCTCCTCCTGCTGGTCTGCTCGGTGCTGAAGCGGACCACGGACTTCAATGCCGTGCCGGTGATGGGCATGGTGCACGGTGTCCTGTTCATCCTGTACGTGATCTTCTGGGCCGACGCGTGGAACCGGACGAAGTGGTCGGTGCAGACCGCCGCGGTGTACTTCGTGCTCTCGGTGCTGCCTGCCGGTGGGTTCTTCGCGGAGCGCAAGCTGCGGCGTGAGGCCGAGGACGCGGTCATCGCGTCCCGGGCGCGCCAGGAAGGGGCGGTGAAGGCATGA
- a CDS encoding MTH1187 family thiamine-binding protein, whose amino-acid sequence MIVAFSVTPLGVGEDVGEYVADAVRVVRESGLPNRTDAMFTSIEGEWDQVMDVVKRAVAAVEQRAPRVSLVLKADIRPGVTDGLTSKTETVERHLAE is encoded by the coding sequence ATGATCGTCGCCTTCTCCGTGACGCCGCTGGGCGTCGGCGAGGACGTGGGGGAGTACGTCGCCGATGCCGTACGCGTGGTGCGCGAGTCGGGCCTGCCCAACCGGACCGACGCGATGTTCACCTCGATCGAAGGCGAGTGGGACCAGGTGATGGACGTCGTCAAGCGCGCCGTCGCCGCGGTCGAGCAGCGGGCTCCGCGTGTGTCCCTGGTCCTCAAGGCGGACATCCGTCCCGGAGTGACGGACGGGCTCACCTCCAAGACGGAGACGGTGGAGCGGCACCTCGCCGAGTAG
- a CDS encoding SchA/CurD-like domain-containing protein — protein sequence MNTSTYTSQSAFDGSRLRVILLVDLHEGAQQRFLDAYEYMRNRVASVPGHLGDQLCQSVENPSQWLITSEWATAPPYLAWVNSEEHLETVRPMQDCVRDIRSTRYSVIRETGRALPPTAGTAEEVRAPVRVGDGVTRHALTFTVKPGSESKVADILAGYAPPQARADDSTRLRRTTLFMHGNRVVRTVEVEGDLQTALRHVSRQPEVRAVEEALNPHLEQSRDLTDPASARAFFIRAAMPAVHHVARGGPEPAGLRRHALYYPAREGCGMALARLLAQQDETAAADPAGPVHRSTVFHRDDLVVRLIDTRDPETDPVRALGMHGTRKAAVLARLLDGAALGVEGPLSDDRDATRLLAHTDMTLITDRRAAQS from the coding sequence GTGAACACTTCGACATATACGTCCCAGTCGGCGTTCGACGGCTCCAGGCTGCGCGTCATCCTGCTCGTCGATCTCCACGAAGGCGCCCAGCAACGGTTCCTCGACGCGTACGAGTACATGCGCAACCGGGTCGCGTCGGTTCCCGGTCACCTCGGTGACCAGCTGTGCCAGTCCGTGGAGAACCCGTCCCAGTGGCTCATCACGAGCGAATGGGCGACTGCGCCGCCGTATCTCGCCTGGGTGAACAGTGAGGAGCACCTCGAGACCGTCAGGCCCATGCAGGACTGCGTCCGGGACATCCGGTCGACGCGTTACAGCGTCATCCGTGAGACCGGGCGTGCCCTCCCGCCCACCGCCGGGACCGCTGAGGAGGTCCGGGCCCCGGTGCGGGTGGGCGACGGAGTGACGCGCCATGCGCTGACGTTCACCGTCAAGCCCGGCTCCGAGTCGAAGGTCGCGGACATCCTCGCCGGATACGCGCCGCCCCAGGCCCGCGCCGACGACTCCACACGACTGCGCCGGACGACGCTGTTCATGCACGGCAACCGGGTCGTACGCACCGTCGAGGTGGAGGGCGATCTGCAGACGGCGCTGCGCCACGTCTCGCGTCAGCCGGAGGTGCGGGCCGTCGAGGAAGCCCTCAATCCACACCTGGAACAGAGCAGGGATCTGACCGACCCCGCGTCGGCACGGGCCTTCTTCATCCGCGCGGCCATGCCGGCCGTACACCATGTGGCGCGTGGCGGACCGGAGCCGGCCGGTCTGCGGCGTCACGCCCTGTACTACCCGGCCCGTGAGGGCTGCGGGATGGCGCTGGCACGGCTGCTCGCCCAGCAGGACGAGACCGCCGCGGCCGATCCCGCCGGCCCCGTGCACCGCAGCACCGTCTTCCACCGGGACGACCTGGTCGTCCGTCTCATCGACACGCGGGACCCCGAGACCGATCCGGTCAGGGCGCTCGGCATGCACGGCACGAGGAAGGCCGCCGTGCTGGCCCGCCTGCTCGACGGCGCCGCACTCGGCGTCGAGGGGCCGCTCTCCGACGACCGGGACGCCACCCGCCTCCTGGCGCACACCGACATGACGCTGATCACCGATCGCAGGGCTGCCCAGTCCTGA
- a CDS encoding cupin domain-containing protein yields the protein MHKTRPRIVDLSETEPNRKRGGDLRTLLTPLTVGSTSGFMGLAIMQPGERISEHYHPYSEEFVYVVQGELEVDLDDVTHPIRADQGLMIPIGMRHRFRNIGDAEARMVFHLGPLAPKPSMGHVDTEPVEGNTSGETYPAVQGDGAQSERRGVPS from the coding sequence ATGCACAAGACGCGCCCGCGCATCGTGGACCTCAGCGAGACCGAGCCCAACCGCAAGCGTGGCGGCGACCTGCGCACCCTGCTCACGCCCCTCACGGTGGGTTCCACGAGCGGGTTCATGGGCCTGGCCATCATGCAGCCGGGTGAACGCATCAGCGAGCACTACCACCCGTACTCGGAGGAGTTCGTCTACGTCGTCCAGGGCGAGCTGGAAGTCGACCTGGACGACGTGACACACCCGATCCGCGCCGACCAGGGCCTCATGATCCCCATCGGCATGCGCCACCGCTTCCGCAACATCGGTGATGCCGAAGCCCGGATGGTCTTCCACCTGGGCCCGCTGGCCCCGAAGCCGAGCATGGGTCACGTCGACACGGAGCCCGTGGAGGGGAACACGAGCGGTGAAACGTACCCGGCCGTGCAGGGGGACGGCGCGCAGTCCGAGCGACGCGGGGTGCCCTCGTGA